A single window of Narcine bancroftii isolate sNarBan1 chromosome 13, sNarBan1.hap1, whole genome shotgun sequence DNA harbors:
- the gcc1 gene encoding GRIP and coiled-coil domain-containing protein 1 isoform X1, whose product MEKFGVNFGSGPSKRELLDTIETQKKQLSQYQTRLRDVVRAYKSLLKEKEALEASLKVLSVSQEVDKKLQNKDTASAASDIGDDQRSVHSEDSLETVNSVDTTASLTSSSKGELSHEDKVSIKLEGGGSSPNSEELNRSGIIVGGEQQTHNEIDKKMQLKSQLATLTNALTTVTQEKSRMEASYLTDKKKMRQELEDLTQRFQEESSKYEAEIKKVQEQLAEAKARIITQQHERDREQTDHATMLHELQKLLQEERALRQDIELKLEDTNDILTSKSQAADRVDDCEAQIQLLSKEVDEVRNALRLAEEKKRIPDPRVQELQEEMTETKAHYQAQLQLEIRKSAQAKEQLRHFSQMEEERVANLETRVSELSELVGTYDKGKQKDKMTIHKLKERIIQLDMENKTLASAASNRASMDLMVDESNLDVNILRDKMEKLKQLLALAARKSQEPFEMEKLCEVDTPDTSDGEKASIFYYQQELKQLKEEFERYKMRAQVVLKNKNAKDGNTTKELDILREQLAELKEKYISLRLVCDEMEAKHKCDNEANNQYIVQLQATHQKEIEKIEIKYHEKVVKLEEEMHKQRDRALAVLAEKDRETEILRLGTSGLSSHKNYVEIKFWPEGNNPQSEDHVQEDFCQDIVKQTAKFSGPNEPTFLHYAEQLARKELEVTALRKQKHQIESVVCQLEDNLQMEKERHKDDVEVLQDMIQKHLRDKKREGANLEYVKNVIYRFLTLSDALGRQQTLTAILTVLHFSPQEKQNVMKQQIPDTQVVLLQSNKQ is encoded by the exons atggagaagtttgGTGTGAACTTTGGGAGTGGACCCAGTAAGAGAGAGCTTTTGGATACTATTGAAACACAGAAGAAGCAGCTGTCCCAATATCAGACACGGTTAAGAGATGTCGTCCGGGCTTACAAAAGCCTCCTTAAAGAAAAAGAGGCTTTAGAAGCCAGTTTAAAAGTCCTCTCTGTATCACAAGAAGTGGATAAAAAATTACAGAATAAAGATACTGCAAGTGCAGCGTCTGACATTGGAGATGATCAACGCTCAGTCCATAGTGAGGACAGTTTGGAGACTGTGAATAGTGTGGACACAACAGCTAGTTTGACAAGTAGCAGTAAGGGAGAGTTAAGCCATGAGGATAAAGTCTCAATAAAATTGGAGGGTGGAGGAAGCTCTCCAAACAGTGAGGAACTTAACAGATCTGGAattattgtaggtggagagcagcAGACCCACAATGAAATTGATAAAAAGATGCAATTGAAAAGTCAATTGGCAACATTGACCAATGCTTTGACAACCGTCACacaggaaaaatcaagaatggaaGCTTCTTATTTAACAGACAAGAAGAAAATGAGGCAAGAGCTGGAAGACTTGACACAGAGGTTTCAAGAAGAAAGCTCCAAGTATGAAGCTGAAATTAAAAAAGTCCAAGAACAACTCGCAGAGGCCAAAGCACGGATTATTACCCAGCAACATGAACGAGACCGGGAGCAGACTGACCATGCCACAATGCTTCATGAACTTCAAAAGTTGCTGCAAGAAGAGAGAGCTTTGCGTCAAGACATTGAACTAAAACTTGAGGACACAAATGATATATTGACATCAAAAAGCCAGGCAGCAGACAGGGTGGATGACTGTGAGGCTCAAATACAACTTCTGAGTAAGGAGGTAGATGAGGTTAGGAATGCACTCCGACTTGCTGAGGAAAAGAAGAGAATACCAGACCCACGTGTACAGGAATTGCAGGAGGAGATGACTGAGACAAAGGCTCATTATCAGGCACAACTTCAATTGGAAATAAGGAAG TCTGCTCAGGCCAAGGAACAACTACGTCACTTTTCTCAAATGGAGGAGGAACGAGTTGCAAATTTGGAAACCAGAGTCTCTGAGCTTTCTGAGCTTGTGGGCACTTATGACAAAGGTAAGCAGAAAGACAAGATGACAATCCACAAACTGAAAGAGCGAATTATCCAACTGGATATGGAGAACAAGACGTTAGCCAGTGCTGCATCTAATAGGGCCTCTATGGATCTAATGGTTGATGAATCTAATCTGGATGTCAATATTTTAAGAGACAAAATGGAAAAGCTGAAACAACTGTTGGCTCTGGCAGCTCGGAAATCACAGGAACCCTTCGAGATGGAGAAACTTTGTGAAGTGGATACACCTGACACTTCAGATGGAGAGAAGGCTTCTATTTTCTATTATCAGCAAGAATTGAAACAGTTGAAGGAAGAGTTTGAACGGTATAAGATGAGGGCTCAAGTTGTACTTAAAAACAAGAACgccaaagatggcaatacaaccaAAGAGTTGGACATTTTGCGTGAGCAATTGGCTGAGCTGAAGGAGAAGTATATTTCCCTCCGCCTTGTGTGCGATGAAATGGAGGCCAAGCATAAATGTGACAATGAGGCAAATAATCAGTATATAGTCCAACtgcaagcaactcatcagaaagAAATAGAAAAGATTGAGATAAAGTATCATGAAAAGGTTGTTAAACTGGAAGAGGAAATGCACAAACAAAGAGACCGAGCCCTTGCtgtcttagcagagaaagatcgAGAGACTGAAATACTACGCTTAGGCACCAGTGGTCTGTCAAGTCACAAAAACTATGTTGAAATCAAGTTTTGGCCTGAGGGGAATAATCCTCAGAGTGAAGATCATGTTCAAGAAGATTTCTGTCAAGATATAGTGAAGCAGACTGCTAAATTTTCAGGACCTAATGAACCTACTTTTCTTCACTATGCTGAACAACTAGCTCGAAAGGAGCTTGAGGTCACAGCGCTGAGGAAGCAAAAACACCAAATCGAATCTGTAGTTTGTCAGCTGGAGGACAATCTCCAAATGGAAAAAGAAAGACACAAAGATGATGTTGAGGTTCTTCAAGACATGATACAGAAGCACCTCAGGGATAAAAAGCGTGAAGGAGCCAATCTGGAATATGTGAAAAATGTGATTTACAGGTTCCTCACCTTGTCTGACGCTCTGGGGCGCCAGCAGACACTGACTGCCAttctcactgttctgcatttcagCCCTCAGGAGAAGCAGAATGTAATGAAGCAGCAG
- the gcc1 gene encoding GRIP and coiled-coil domain-containing protein 1 isoform X2, with product MEKFGVNFGSGPSKRELLDTIETQKKQLSQYQTRLRDVVRAYKSLLKEKEALEASLKVLSVSQEVDKKLQNKDTASAASDIGDDQRSVHSEDSLETVNSVDTTASLTSSSKGELSHEDKVSIKLEGGGSSPNSEELNRSGIIVGGEQQTHNEIDKKMQLKSQLATLTNALTTVTQEKSRMEASYLTDKKKMRQELEDLTQRFQEESSKYEAEIKKVQEQLAEAKARIITQQHERDREQTDHATMLHELQKLLQEERALRQDIELKLEDTNDILTSKSQAADRVDDCEAQIQLLSKEVDEVRNALRLAEEKKRIPDPRVQELQEEMTETKAHYQAQLQLEIRKSAQAKEQLRHFSQMEEERVANLETRVSELSELVGTYDKGKQKDKMTIHKLKERIIQLDMENKTLASAASNRASMDLMVDESNLDVNILRDKMEKLKQLLALAARKSQEPFEMEKLCEVDTPDTSDGEKASIFYYQQELKQLKEEFERYKMRAQVVLKNKNAKDGNTTKELDILREQLAELKEKYISLRLVCDEMEAKHKCDNEANNQYIVQLQATHQKEIEKIEIKYHEKVVKLEEEMHKQRDRALAVLAEKDRETEILRLGTSGLSSHKNYVEIKFWPEGNNPQSEDHVQEDFCQDIVKQTAKFSGPNEPTFLHYAEQLARKELEVTALRKQKHQIESVVCQLEDNLQMEKERHKDDVEVLQDMIQKHLRDKKREGANLEYVKNVIYRFLTLSDALGRQQTLTAILTVLHFSPQEKQNVMKQQVSSWWSSGKR from the exons atggagaagtttgGTGTGAACTTTGGGAGTGGACCCAGTAAGAGAGAGCTTTTGGATACTATTGAAACACAGAAGAAGCAGCTGTCCCAATATCAGACACGGTTAAGAGATGTCGTCCGGGCTTACAAAAGCCTCCTTAAAGAAAAAGAGGCTTTAGAAGCCAGTTTAAAAGTCCTCTCTGTATCACAAGAAGTGGATAAAAAATTACAGAATAAAGATACTGCAAGTGCAGCGTCTGACATTGGAGATGATCAACGCTCAGTCCATAGTGAGGACAGTTTGGAGACTGTGAATAGTGTGGACACAACAGCTAGTTTGACAAGTAGCAGTAAGGGAGAGTTAAGCCATGAGGATAAAGTCTCAATAAAATTGGAGGGTGGAGGAAGCTCTCCAAACAGTGAGGAACTTAACAGATCTGGAattattgtaggtggagagcagcAGACCCACAATGAAATTGATAAAAAGATGCAATTGAAAAGTCAATTGGCAACATTGACCAATGCTTTGACAACCGTCACacaggaaaaatcaagaatggaaGCTTCTTATTTAACAGACAAGAAGAAAATGAGGCAAGAGCTGGAAGACTTGACACAGAGGTTTCAAGAAGAAAGCTCCAAGTATGAAGCTGAAATTAAAAAAGTCCAAGAACAACTCGCAGAGGCCAAAGCACGGATTATTACCCAGCAACATGAACGAGACCGGGAGCAGACTGACCATGCCACAATGCTTCATGAACTTCAAAAGTTGCTGCAAGAAGAGAGAGCTTTGCGTCAAGACATTGAACTAAAACTTGAGGACACAAATGATATATTGACATCAAAAAGCCAGGCAGCAGACAGGGTGGATGACTGTGAGGCTCAAATACAACTTCTGAGTAAGGAGGTAGATGAGGTTAGGAATGCACTCCGACTTGCTGAGGAAAAGAAGAGAATACCAGACCCACGTGTACAGGAATTGCAGGAGGAGATGACTGAGACAAAGGCTCATTATCAGGCACAACTTCAATTGGAAATAAGGAAG TCTGCTCAGGCCAAGGAACAACTACGTCACTTTTCTCAAATGGAGGAGGAACGAGTTGCAAATTTGGAAACCAGAGTCTCTGAGCTTTCTGAGCTTGTGGGCACTTATGACAAAGGTAAGCAGAAAGACAAGATGACAATCCACAAACTGAAAGAGCGAATTATCCAACTGGATATGGAGAACAAGACGTTAGCCAGTGCTGCATCTAATAGGGCCTCTATGGATCTAATGGTTGATGAATCTAATCTGGATGTCAATATTTTAAGAGACAAAATGGAAAAGCTGAAACAACTGTTGGCTCTGGCAGCTCGGAAATCACAGGAACCCTTCGAGATGGAGAAACTTTGTGAAGTGGATACACCTGACACTTCAGATGGAGAGAAGGCTTCTATTTTCTATTATCAGCAAGAATTGAAACAGTTGAAGGAAGAGTTTGAACGGTATAAGATGAGGGCTCAAGTTGTACTTAAAAACAAGAACgccaaagatggcaatacaaccaAAGAGTTGGACATTTTGCGTGAGCAATTGGCTGAGCTGAAGGAGAAGTATATTTCCCTCCGCCTTGTGTGCGATGAAATGGAGGCCAAGCATAAATGTGACAATGAGGCAAATAATCAGTATATAGTCCAACtgcaagcaactcatcagaaagAAATAGAAAAGATTGAGATAAAGTATCATGAAAAGGTTGTTAAACTGGAAGAGGAAATGCACAAACAAAGAGACCGAGCCCTTGCtgtcttagcagagaaagatcgAGAGACTGAAATACTACGCTTAGGCACCAGTGGTCTGTCAAGTCACAAAAACTATGTTGAAATCAAGTTTTGGCCTGAGGGGAATAATCCTCAGAGTGAAGATCATGTTCAAGAAGATTTCTGTCAAGATATAGTGAAGCAGACTGCTAAATTTTCAGGACCTAATGAACCTACTTTTCTTCACTATGCTGAACAACTAGCTCGAAAGGAGCTTGAGGTCACAGCGCTGAGGAAGCAAAAACACCAAATCGAATCTGTAGTTTGTCAGCTGGAGGACAATCTCCAAATGGAAAAAGAAAGACACAAAGATGATGTTGAGGTTCTTCAAGACATGATACAGAAGCACCTCAGGGATAAAAAGCGTGAAGGAGCCAATCTGGAATATGTGAAAAATGTGATTTACAGGTTCCTCACCTTGTCTGACGCTCTGGGGCGCCAGCAGACACTGACTGCCAttctcactgttctgcatttcagCCCTCAGGAGAAGCAGAATGTAATGAAGCAGCAGGTCAGCAGTTGGTGGAGTTCTGGGAAAAGATGA